The region CCACATCGAGAGAAATGCCGTAAGCAAAATAATTAGCAGCAGAAATCCCGTATATGATCTCCCGGCCAAGCGAAGTGCAATATTTGCAAGACGTTTGTCAAAACCGTGGGCTTCCGCGGCTACACCGAGAACGAAACCACCAAAGAATAGAGCGATAACCGGGTCCATCGACCAATTCAACACACTTGGCAGGCTGAATTTCTTATCAAACGGTCCAAGCAGAAGCGGGATCAAGGCAAAGAGCAAAAAAGTCGGAACAAAAGGCGGAACGATCTCACTGAGCCACAAACAAAGACAGATCGCGGCAATGATCGTCGTTAACCTTAATACGTAAGAGTCGAAAACGAACACTGTCGCCAGCGCTATACCTGCGACCGCTATAATTATGAGCAACCAGCGAATCATCGTTTTTATCGGTTTCTTTATTTTAGTCGGCGCCGACGTTTTTCAGAATGATGCCCATCAAAAACGCGAGTGCTGCTGCTGCTGCGCCGACGAGAAATGTCGTCACTCCCGAAGTCAGCCACGAAGCAGTTGACCAACGGCTCTTCACCGATCCGATCAGAAAAAATACTGCACCAGTCAGTATCGTAGAAAGTAGAAATGATTCGGACGCGCCGAAAATAAAAGGCAATAGCGGCAGCAGCCCGCACACGAGAAATGCTGCGAACGTCATTAACCCAGCGATCCATGCCGACCGGATCTCGGGCGGCAGGCCATACTCTTCCATGAGCATCGTCGCCACCCACCTTTGCCGGTCGGTGGTCACGAGCTCGACGACGCGCTCAAGTTCGGGGCCCTCAAACCCTCTTGCGGCGTAGATCTGGCGAATCTCTTCCCGCTCACCGTCGGGATCGATGTCAATGTGCCGGTTCTCGACACGCTCCAAGCGGAGGTAGTCGTCCCTTTCCGCACGTGTTCCCAGAAAATTCGACGCCGCCATCGAAAAACCGTCAGCGATCAGATTTGCACCGCCGAGGATCAGCACGACGCGCGGCGAAAGATTCGCTCCGATGGTTCCGGCCACTACGGCGAAAGTTGTCACCGAGCCGTCAATTCCGCCATAGACAAAGTCACGTAGGTAATTATGACGTGCGCCTTTTGCAAGTCGACGGCGAATTGCTTCCGGCGAATGTTCGTGTTCGAGGCGGGATGCGTTTTGGCTGGCGGTCATGCCACTTTGGTCTCAAAACGCAAAATGGTCGTATTTCCGTCGGCACAGGAAATGTCAGCTCCATCTTCGTCGCCCTCGAGACTGAAATAAAATTGCAGCTTCACTGCATCTTTGACCTCGTGAGTAAATCTGCCGACTGTGATCTGAATCGAGGGGATTTCCTTTTTTGTATCAATATCAATTCCTACGAGCGGCAGGCCGTTTTCGAGCCAATAATCGTTGACGACATCATTGCTGCGTTCGAATACACCGAGCCGTGTCGGACGGCCCGCATTTTGTTCACTGAAG is a window of Chloracidobacterium sp. DNA encoding:
- a CDS encoding VIT1/CCC1 transporter family protein, with protein sequence MTASQNASRLEHEHSPEAIRRRLAKGARHNYLRDFVYGGIDGSVTTFAVVAGTIGANLSPRVVLILGGANLIADGFSMAASNFLGTRAERDDYLRLERVENRHIDIDPDGEREEIRQIYAARGFEGPELERVVELVTTDRQRWVATMLMEEYGLPPEIRSAWIAGLMTFAAFLVCGLLPLLPFIFGASESFLLSTILTGAVFFLIGSVKSRWSTASWLTSGVTTFLVGAAAAALAFLMGIILKNVGAD
- a CDS encoding DUF5335 family protein; translation: MKTATRQHEWTKFLKVFSEQNAGRPTRLGVFERSNDVVNDYWLENGLPLVGIDIDTKKEIPSIQITVGRFTHEVKDAVKLQFYFSLEGDEDGADISCADGNTTILRFETKVA